From Pelotomaculum schinkii, the proteins below share one genomic window:
- the mdh gene encoding malate dehydrogenase produces MKRKKITVVGAGNVGATCAHWAAARELGDVVLVDVVEGVPQGKALDLMQAAPIYRYDSIITGTNNYEDTADSDVAIITAGIARKPGMSRDDLLNINYKIVVSCAENIARYSPNCTIIVVSNPLDVMVYAAYKATGFPANRVFGQAGVLDSARFRTFLALELGVSFEDVSAMVLGGHGDTMVPVLSHSFAGGIPITQLIPAERLAEIVKRTAHGGAEIVSFLKTGSAYYAPSAACVQMAEAVLKDKKRIMPVACYLNGEYGAKDLYTGVPALIGGNGVEKIYELDLTAEEKAALDNSIQAVRDLMKVVGL; encoded by the coding sequence ATGAAAAGAAAAAAGATTACCGTCGTTGGCGCAGGTAACGTCGGCGCAACATGTGCTCACTGGGCAGCGGCAAGGGAACTGGGCGATGTTGTTCTGGTTGACGTTGTCGAAGGGGTTCCCCAGGGTAAAGCCCTCGACCTGATGCAAGCTGCTCCAATTTATCGCTATGACAGCATCATTACCGGGACCAATAACTATGAGGACACAGCTGATTCAGACGTGGCCATCATTACCGCCGGTATTGCCCGTAAGCCCGGGATGAGCCGGGACGACCTCTTGAATATCAACTACAAGATTGTCGTCTCGTGTGCGGAGAACATTGCCCGCTATTCACCGAACTGCACGATTATTGTCGTATCCAACCCGCTCGATGTCATGGTCTATGCTGCCTATAAGGCTACCGGCTTCCCGGCCAACCGCGTTTTTGGCCAGGCCGGCGTGCTCGATTCGGCCCGTTTCCGCACCTTCCTGGCGCTGGAACTTGGTGTTTCTTTTGAAGATGTCAGCGCCATGGTGCTTGGCGGACACGGGGATACCATGGTGCCCGTACTAAGCCATTCCTTTGCGGGGGGTATCCCTATTACACAATTAATACCAGCCGAACGGCTTGCTGAGATCGTCAAGAGAACCGCCCACGGCGGCGCGGAGATTGTGAGCTTCCTTAAGACCGGCAGCGCTTACTATGCTCCTTCTGCTGCCTGCGTGCAGATGGCTGAAGCGGTGCTTAAAGATAAAAAACGTATTATGCCCGTAGCCTGCTATCTGAATGGTGAATATGGCGCCAAAGACCTTTATACCGGTGTGCCTGCATTGATCGGCGGCAATGGTGTAGAAAAGATATATGAACTTGATTTGACTGCGGAAGAAAAAGCCGCCCTGGATAATTCCATCCAGGCCGTTCGCGACCTGATGAAGGTAGTTGGGCTGTAG
- a CDS encoding pyruvate carboxylase subunit B, whose amino-acid sequence MATKGPKAALITDTTFRDAHQSLLATRMKTEHMIPIAEKHDEIGFYSMEMWGGATFDTCMRFCGDDPWERLRVIRRHLKKTKTQMLLRGQNIVGYRNYADDVLIEFIKKAVFNGMDIFRCFDALNDYRNLEVAIKTVIDEGAHAQGTICYAISPVHTVEYYVKLAKELESMGVHSIAIKDMAGIIAPYITYNIVKGMRDAGITVPIQIHCHYTSGMGAMAYMKGIEAGANIIDCAISPMSVQTSQPSIEVMCAAFEGTEYDPGLDLKPMIELADYWKNIRPLYAAFDLAQKYPDAGILVSQVPGGMMSNFLSQLQQANALHRLPEVLEEMPRVQEDFGWPPLVTPSSQIVGSQAVLNVLMGRYKMCTNEVKQYMRGYYGRPPAPINEEARKMIIGDEQPITCRPADMLEPELPKAKEMIAPVMEKEEDIISCAIYPQVAPKFLEERMSKKLNVDVELAKKSSEFYPV is encoded by the coding sequence ATGGCAACTAAAGGCCCAAAAGCTGCTTTGATAACCGATACAACATTCCGGGATGCCCACCAGTCGCTGTTGGCGACCCGGATGAAAACCGAGCACATGATTCCCATCGCGGAAAAACACGATGAAATCGGCTTCTATTCCATGGAAATGTGGGGTGGGGCCACCTTCGATACCTGTATGCGCTTTTGTGGTGATGATCCCTGGGAACGTCTACGTGTAATCAGGCGTCACCTTAAAAAGACCAAGACTCAAATGCTTTTGAGAGGGCAGAACATCGTCGGTTACCGGAACTATGCTGATGACGTTCTAATTGAATTCATCAAAAAAGCCGTTTTTAACGGCATGGATATATTCCGCTGCTTCGACGCATTAAACGACTACCGCAACCTGGAAGTAGCAATCAAAACTGTTATTGATGAGGGCGCACACGCGCAGGGCACCATTTGTTACGCCATCAGCCCGGTGCATACAGTTGAATATTATGTAAAATTGGCTAAAGAACTGGAATCGATGGGGGTCCATTCAATTGCGATCAAGGATATGGCCGGCATTATTGCACCTTATATAACTTACAATATTGTAAAAGGGATGAGGGATGCCGGAATAACCGTACCGATCCAAATTCACTGCCACTATACCAGCGGCATGGGCGCCATGGCCTATATGAAAGGTATAGAAGCAGGCGCCAATATCATTGACTGTGCCATATCGCCTATGTCTGTACAGACTTCGCAGCCATCCATTGAAGTCATGTGTGCAGCTTTTGAAGGTACTGAGTATGATCCTGGTTTAGACCTTAAACCCATGATTGAACTTGCAGATTATTGGAAGAACATCCGGCCGCTTTACGCTGCGTTCGATCTGGCGCAGAAATATCCGGACGCCGGCATCCTGGTATCCCAGGTCCCAGGCGGCATGATGTCCAACTTCCTCTCCCAGCTGCAGCAGGCTAACGCTCTGCACCGGCTGCCCGAGGTGCTTGAGGAAATGCCGAGAGTGCAGGAAGACTTCGGTTGGCCGCCTCTGGTAACCCCGTCCAGCCAGATCGTTGGCTCTCAGGCGGTGCTGAACGTCCTTATGGGCCGCTATAAGATGTGCACCAACGAAGTCAAACAGTACATGCGCGGTTATTACGGCCGTCCTCCGGCTCCCATCAATGAAGAAGCACGCAAGATGATCATTGGTGATGAACAGCCGATTACCTGCCGCCCGGCCGACATGCTGGAACCGGAACTGCCCAAGGCCAAGGAAATGATCGCTCCGGTCATGGAGAAAGAGGAAGATATCATTTCCTGCGCCATTTACCCGCAGGTAGCGCCCAAGTTCCTGGAAGAAAGGATGTCCAAGAAGCTCAACGTTGATGTTGAACTAGCCAAGAAAAGCTCTGAGTTCTATCCCGTTTAG